The following are encoded in a window of Bdellovibrionales bacterium genomic DNA:
- the trxA gene encoding thioredoxin: protein MNVIDATRQNIQETIEKNQIVIFDFWAEWCGPCKRFGPIFEMVAARHPDVKFVKVNTDIEQELAAAFEIRSIPTIAVIKEQDLILLQPGSVSEEILEQIITKAKEVDMAKVRADNDN, encoded by the coding sequence ATGAATGTCATCGATGCTACTCGCCAAAATATCCAAGAAACGATCGAAAAAAACCAAATTGTTATTTTTGATTTCTGGGCGGAGTGGTGTGGGCCCTGCAAGCGCTTCGGACCGATCTTTGAAATGGTGGCAGCTCGCCATCCCGATGTAAAATTCGTTAAGGTGAATACCGATATTGAGCAAGAGCTCGCGGCAGCTTTTGAGATTCGCTCGATTCCAACGATTGCAGTGATCAAAGAACAGGATTTGATCCTGCTTCAGCCAGGTTCGGTCTCGGAAGAAATTCTAGAGCAAATTATTACCAAGGCCAAAGAAGTCGACATGGCCAAGGTTCGTGCCGATAACGATAACTAA
- a CDS encoding dihydrofolate reductase family protein, which translates to MKTIYFTAASLDGYIADNNHSLEWLFKNGPTDISFIDEFVKTVGSIAMGAGTYQWLLDNVKESWPYSVPCFVFTHRKFPAFPGADIRFVQGDVVTRHQELVKLANGRNVWLMGGGDLVGQFFDHGLLDEMNVQTVSVFLNEGKKMFARRTDTAFKIKEIRQLGDTCVSVIYTVK; encoded by the coding sequence ATGAAAACCATTTACTTCACTGCCGCGAGTTTGGATGGATACATTGCTGATAATAACCACTCTCTGGAGTGGCTTTTCAAAAATGGTCCGACGGATATCAGTTTTATCGACGAGTTTGTTAAGACGGTGGGATCCATTGCCATGGGGGCGGGAACCTATCAATGGCTTCTTGATAATGTGAAGGAATCGTGGCCTTACTCCGTTCCTTGCTTTGTTTTCACTCATAGAAAATTTCCGGCCTTTCCAGGAGCCGACATCCGATTTGTTCAAGGCGATGTCGTCACTCGTCACCAGGAGCTTGTGAAGCTCGCGAATGGACGAAATGTTTGGCTCATGGGCGGAGGAGACCTCGTCGGTCAATTTTTTGATCATGGCTTACTTGATGAAATGAATGTTCAAACTGTTTCAGTTTTCCTCAACGAGGGAAAAAAAATGTTTGCGCGTAGAACGGACACTGCGTTCAAGATCAAAGAAATACGTCAGCTGGGTGATACCTGCGTTTCGGTGATATACACGGTAAAGTAA
- a CDS encoding OmpA family protein, with the protein MVKKTMAASLTIVSLIASIAMAQDESQTSKMAAPKPTHMNVNDPVGWFPFIGLAGGYMSPDDTLKTEGVPGDLKLLGSYFSEGRHSVFDFGLGFMANSFTQKSDTQDNFISGGIAETAWRYNSTSRWQIGPIVDAYIGGGNRMGSTDPTWTSFGGLQLLKEFPVKGSNMFRVGIKALTDLSIPNATINTVSLDLQWGFGSEQKAPEVTEAEMPASDVAATTSSDSMRSDLTGQEAAAAAAGATVANSRRVIETDPANNAITFRNDARMQFDTGHASFQGTNEEFVQKVGAALKDRSDLFDKVEVIGFADQTGGRAVNMKVSRDRAKEVAKTLEAGGLPASKIQTSWKGAENPLYKSLLPEDMQQNRRVDLKFHGVKDQTALQDLLNGL; encoded by the coding sequence ATGGTCAAAAAAACGATGGCAGCTTCGCTCACGATTGTGAGTTTGATAGCTTCGATAGCGATGGCACAGGATGAATCTCAGACCTCAAAAATGGCGGCACCAAAACCAACACATATGAATGTGAATGACCCCGTTGGCTGGTTCCCCTTTATCGGCTTAGCGGGTGGTTACATGTCACCTGACGATACTTTGAAGACGGAAGGTGTTCCGGGAGATTTAAAACTTTTAGGTTCTTATTTTAGTGAAGGCAGACACAGTGTCTTCGATTTCGGTCTTGGTTTCATGGCAAACAGTTTTACGCAAAAATCAGATACACAAGATAACTTCATTTCGGGTGGTATTGCTGAGACGGCATGGAGATACAACTCAACAAGCCGTTGGCAAATCGGTCCTATTGTCGATGCGTATATCGGCGGCGGTAACCGTATGGGATCTACGGACCCTACGTGGACAAGCTTTGGTGGTCTGCAACTCTTAAAAGAGTTCCCAGTGAAGGGCTCTAATATGTTCCGTGTGGGTATTAAGGCCCTCACTGACTTGAGCATTCCAAATGCGACCATCAATACGGTTTCTTTGGATCTGCAATGGGGCTTTGGTTCCGAACAGAAAGCGCCAGAAGTGACTGAAGCAGAAATGCCTGCAAGCGATGTCGCTGCGACGACAAGTAGTGATAGCATGAGATCCGATCTCACGGGTCAAGAGGCCGCTGCTGCCGCTGCAGGTGCGACTGTTGCGAACTCTCGTCGTGTGATTGAAACGGATCCAGCAAACAATGCGATCACTTTCAGAAACGATGCGCGCATGCAGTTTGATACAGGCCATGCTTCCTTCCAAGGAACCAATGAAGAGTTTGTACAAAAAGTAGGTGCTGCTTTGAAAGACAGATCGGATCTTTTTGATAAAGTGGAGGTCATCGGTTTTGCCGACCAAACAGGTGGTAGAGCAGTAAATATGAAAGTTTCCAGAGACAGAGCTAAAGAAGTAGCTAAAACTTTGGAAGCCGGCGGCTTGCCAGCTAGTAAAATTCAAACCAGCTGGAAGGGCGCGGAAAATCCTCTTTACAAATCATTGTTGCCAGAAGATATGCAACAAAATCGTCGTGTGGACTTGAAGTTCCACGGAGTGAAAGACCAAACAGCTTTGCAAGATCTCTTGAACGGACTCTAG
- a CDS encoding transporter substrate-binding domain-containing protein: MKPILVLLCLLLASSSALCQKMETLKIAIYDFRPHVFVDAGETVPTGAAIEFLTETLDIDGQYQIQWVVSPFSRFLADMKSGKADMGIFLAKTPDREQSFRYSDHSIFTTDSGIILPKDVAFTDLKSIKGQVLGHTQGSVEPDYFKGTEIKFDRLSGEDVIERNLRRLKLHRIDGVYVPTFSNGEFLLKKLSMEDQFKIVKIPNTSLELYFVFRKDIDAKTFTTINDLLNKHRTAYTALLEKFMSQQKTAAVKPGPK; the protein is encoded by the coding sequence ATGAAACCCATCCTTGTACTGCTCTGCTTATTATTGGCCTCTAGCTCCGCCCTGTGCCAGAAGATGGAGACTCTGAAAATCGCGATCTACGATTTTCGTCCGCATGTTTTTGTGGACGCCGGAGAAACTGTCCCGACAGGGGCTGCCATTGAATTTTTAACTGAGACTCTGGACATCGATGGACAATATCAAATTCAATGGGTGGTTTCGCCGTTTTCACGGTTTCTCGCGGATATGAAGTCAGGCAAAGCTGACATGGGAATTTTTTTAGCTAAAACCCCGGACCGCGAACAAAGCTTTCGTTACTCTGATCATTCCATCTTCACGACGGACTCTGGTATTATTTTACCAAAAGACGTGGCGTTCACAGATCTTAAGAGCATCAAAGGACAAGTTCTCGGACACACGCAGGGCTCTGTGGAGCCGGACTACTTCAAGGGTACGGAAATCAAATTTGACCGCCTCAGTGGCGAAGATGTGATTGAAAGAAACTTGCGCCGCTTGAAACTTCACCGCATTGATGGCGTCTATGTTCCGACTTTTTCCAATGGAGAGTTCCTTTTAAAGAAATTGTCGATGGAAGATCAATTTAAAATCGTGAAAATACCGAACACTTCGCTTGAGCTCTACTTTGTGTTCCGCAAAGACATCGATGCGAAAACCTTCACCACTATTAACGATCTTTTGAATAAGCATCGGACCGCCTACACGGCACTACTGGAAAAATTCATGAGCCAGCAGAAGACGGCCGCAGTAAAACCCGGACCTAAGTAA
- a CDS encoding DHA2 family efflux MFS transporter permease subunit gives METKHQEQQMTFRAWVAVFGAILGAFMAVLDIQITNASIKEITGGLGATIEEASWISTAYLVAEIVIIPISGWLTRVFSLRTYLTWTSALFLVFSVCCALSWNLESMIIFRALQGVTGGALIPLAFQVILSMPPSKRTVGMALFAVTATFAPAIGPTVGGYLTQAFHWSVVFYMNLLPGIFLMAAIFYGIDKEPKNLHLFKTLDRWGILTMTIGLSSLTIFLEEGERKDWFNDSTIVILAFLSVIFIVAFLIIEMTIKNPFINLRLLRQKNFGFGCLVNFVVGLAMYGALYLLPLYLSTIQGYNSVDIGKTMMWAGLPQLFIIPFVPKLLARFDGRWLAFAGINIFGISCFMNSHMTAQFGYDQLMWSQIVRAMGQPLLMVPLSTITNGLIKREQAGSASGLFNMLRNLGGSVGIAILGTLMSLREKFHSAKLVEGVTIYSHETQERLAMMKALFVSKGFDAATASQKAIAALDVTVRKQANVMSFNDCFLFVAVALALSSVLILLCDKVGAGGAGAEGAH, from the coding sequence ATGGAAACCAAACATCAAGAACAGCAGATGACCTTTCGCGCTTGGGTGGCGGTGTTTGGCGCCATTCTCGGCGCCTTCATGGCGGTCCTCGATATTCAGATTACCAATGCTTCCATTAAAGAAATCACCGGCGGTCTTGGAGCCACCATCGAAGAAGCCTCGTGGATTTCAACTGCGTATCTTGTCGCCGAGATTGTGATCATTCCGATCAGCGGTTGGCTGACCCGGGTGTTTTCACTCCGTACTTACTTAACGTGGACCTCTGCTTTGTTTTTGGTGTTCTCTGTGTGCTGCGCGCTTTCGTGGAACTTAGAAAGCATGATTATCTTCCGCGCTCTGCAAGGGGTGACGGGGGGAGCGCTGATTCCGCTCGCGTTCCAAGTGATCTTGTCGATGCCGCCGTCAAAACGCACGGTGGGGATGGCGTTGTTTGCGGTGACAGCGACATTTGCGCCAGCCATCGGCCCGACTGTGGGTGGTTATCTGACACAAGCTTTCCACTGGTCTGTGGTGTTCTATATGAACTTGCTGCCGGGGATTTTCCTGATGGCGGCGATCTTTTACGGCATCGATAAAGAGCCAAAGAATTTGCATCTGTTTAAGACCCTCGATCGCTGGGGGATTTTGACGATGACGATCGGTCTGTCGTCGCTGACGATCTTCTTAGAAGAAGGGGAGCGCAAGGACTGGTTCAACGATTCAACCATAGTGATCTTGGCGTTCTTGTCGGTGATTTTTATTGTCGCTTTCTTGATTATCGAAATGACGATCAAGAATCCGTTTATCAATTTGCGTCTGCTCAGGCAAAAGAACTTCGGGTTTGGTTGCTTGGTGAATTTCGTCGTGGGTCTCGCGATGTACGGCGCTCTTTACTTGCTGCCTTTGTACTTGTCGACGATTCAAGGGTACAACTCGGTGGATATCGGAAAGACCATGATGTGGGCGGGTTTACCTCAGCTCTTTATCATTCCGTTTGTGCCGAAGTTGCTCGCGCGCTTTGACGGCCGTTGGCTGGCTTTTGCGGGAATCAACATCTTTGGTATTAGCTGTTTTATGAATAGTCATATGACAGCCCAATTTGGTTATGATCAGCTGATGTGGTCACAGATCGTGCGCGCCATGGGGCAGCCGCTGTTGATGGTCCCGCTTTCGACCATCACCAACGGTCTGATCAAGCGTGAGCAGGCAGGCTCGGCATCGGGCTTATTCAATATGCTCCGTAACTTGGGTGGTTCGGTGGGGATTGCGATTTTGGGAACACTCATGAGTCTGCGAGAGAAGTTTCATTCAGCGAAACTTGTCGAAGGGGTTACGATCTATTCGCACGAAACCCAAGAGCGCTTGGCGATGATGAAGGCGTTGTTCGTGTCAAAGGGCTTCGATGCGGCCACTGCGAGCCAGAAGGCGATCGCTGCTTTGGACGTGACTGTTCGAAAGCAGGCAAATGTTATGAGCTTTAACGATTGTTTTTTATTTGTAGCAGTTGCCTTAGCCCTCAGCTCTGTTTTAATTTTGTTGTGTGACAAGGTCGGTGCCGGTGGCGCCGGAGCAGAAGGAGCCCATTAA
- a CDS encoding YceI family protein — MKTVLAVMTLLGFAGAQAATVQTTKGHVEFLAVGKPSAIKIRGKGDDLKSELQVKDKTVTGKLTFNLDSLNTGIDLRDNHMKEKYLETGKFKNAELDLKPVTLAQDPCKEDIKTEKVPFEGTLKLHGVEKPVKGDFDLTSKAGTGNSKVHFDSNISDYGIEIPVYLGIKVADKVENTVELDWTCK; from the coding sequence ATGAAAACAGTATTGGCAGTAATGACACTTCTTGGATTTGCCGGCGCTCAAGCGGCGACTGTGCAAACCACAAAAGGTCATGTGGAGTTCCTCGCTGTTGGTAAACCGAGCGCGATCAAAATTCGTGGTAAAGGTGATGACCTCAAAAGCGAATTACAGGTGAAAGATAAAACCGTCACAGGCAAATTGACCTTCAACTTGGATTCTTTGAACACGGGCATTGATCTTCGCGACAATCACATGAAAGAAAAATACCTCGAGACGGGTAAATTCAAAAACGCAGAGCTTGATTTGAAGCCGGTGACTTTAGCGCAAGATCCTTGCAAAGAAGACATCAAGACCGAGAAAGTTCCGTTTGAAGGAACTCTCAAACTTCACGGCGTTGAAAAACCAGTGAAAGGTGATTTCGATCTGACTTCAAAAGCGGGCACGGGTAATAGCAAAGTACATTTTGATTCTAATATCAGTGATTACGGTATCGAGATTCCGGTTTACCTCGGAATTAAAGTGGCTGACAAAGTTGAAAACACCGTGGAGCTTGACTGGACATGCAAGTAG
- a CDS encoding DUF962 domain-containing protein, translating into MKTLEQWLDQYAVSHQNRTNQIFHKICVPLIFFSVLGMLWDWKVMDLRLSYVFAILGMMFYVRLGVKASLLMLFQLAVSFVILTLWSEHAGTVFWPNLAIFVIAWIGQFIGHKIEGKKPSFFEDLQFLFIGPLWVFSFVFKSKS; encoded by the coding sequence ATGAAGACACTCGAACAATGGCTCGATCAGTACGCCGTCAGTCACCAAAATAGAACCAATCAGATTTTTCATAAGATCTGTGTGCCGCTAATATTTTTTAGTGTGCTCGGAATGCTTTGGGATTGGAAGGTGATGGACTTACGGCTGTCGTACGTTTTCGCGATTTTAGGAATGATGTTCTATGTCCGCTTGGGTGTGAAGGCCTCTTTGTTGATGCTCTTTCAATTGGCAGTGTCTTTTGTCATACTCACGCTTTGGAGTGAGCACGCCGGAACTGTTTTCTGGCCAAATCTGGCTATTTTCGTTATTGCATGGATCGGCCAATTCATTGGACATAAGATTGAAGGTAAGAAGCCATCATTTTTCGAAGATCTGCAGTTTTTGTTCATCGGTCCGCTCTGGGTTTTTTCTTTTGTATTTAAAAGTAAATCTTAA
- a CDS encoding MarR family transcriptional regulator, with translation MSKEPVKKTCSMYRGQPSESAMSYSGFMVYKLAQYVQETFEEFFGDDPVKARHFLVLRVLAREGAMTQQQICNALWIDRATMVGVVQALLDLEYLKKRDNPEDKRSHLVSITAKGERFYERHVEEFEALDHKIFSGFQGDEMKAFRGMLRKAMAELQSR, from the coding sequence ATGTCCAAAGAGCCTGTTAAAAAAACCTGTAGCATGTACCGCGGTCAACCCTCGGAAAGTGCTATGAGCTATTCAGGCTTCATGGTCTACAAGCTCGCCCAATACGTCCAAGAAACCTTCGAAGAGTTCTTCGGCGATGACCCGGTGAAGGCTCGCCATTTCCTCGTTCTGCGCGTCCTCGCACGCGAGGGAGCAATGACCCAGCAGCAGATCTGCAATGCTTTGTGGATCGACCGCGCGACGATGGTGGGCGTGGTGCAGGCTCTGCTGGATTTGGAATATCTGAAGAAGCGCGATAATCCTGAGGATAAACGTTCCCACTTAGTTTCGATTACTGCCAAAGGCGAGCGATTCTACGAACGCCATGTTGAGGAGTTCGAAGCTCTCGATCACAAAATCTTTTCCGGCTTTCAGGGGGATGAGATGAAGGCTTTCCGAGGGATGCTCCGTAAGGCGATGGCGGAATTGCAGTCTCGGTAG
- the proB gene encoding glutamate 5-kinase, whose translation MAKTRRWVIKAGSKMVCDGGPLLMRAWMQQVAMLRKRYGVEVIWVTSGAIAWAVARTEFHKAKRTLPQKQALSAIGQPLVMDQYNLALQSANLLGSQVLLTAGDMKDPVRSKNLQNTLTELLRWKVIPILNENDAVATEEIKFGDNDSLASKVAIMMKAERLVLMTDVDGLFDSDPNKNPKAELIPYRKKITKAEFGLADRKAISKVGTGGMYSKLLAADAANKANITTHLVRGDAPNNLLQIATGIAVGTQFGGRHELAK comes from the coding sequence ATGGCAAAGACCCGCCGTTGGGTGATTAAAGCTGGTAGTAAAATGGTTTGCGACGGGGGGCCTCTTCTGATGCGCGCATGGATGCAGCAAGTGGCCATGCTGCGCAAACGCTATGGTGTTGAAGTGATCTGGGTTACTTCTGGTGCCATTGCCTGGGCCGTGGCTCGCACAGAGTTTCATAAAGCCAAACGCACTCTTCCACAAAAACAGGCCTTGAGCGCCATCGGTCAACCACTGGTGATGGATCAGTATAACTTGGCCCTGCAATCAGCGAATCTTTTAGGCTCGCAAGTTCTGCTCACCGCAGGCGATATGAAAGATCCGGTTCGCAGCAAGAACTTGCAAAATACTTTGACCGAGCTTTTGAGATGGAAAGTGATTCCTATCTTGAACGAGAATGATGCCGTCGCAACTGAAGAGATTAAGTTCGGTGATAATGACTCACTCGCCTCAAAAGTGGCGATCATGATGAAGGCCGAACGTTTGGTTTTGATGACGGACGTGGATGGCCTTTTTGACTCGGATCCGAATAAGAATCCAAAAGCAGAGCTGATTCCTTATCGCAAGAAAATCACGAAGGCAGAATTCGGTCTTGCCGACCGCAAAGCGATTTCAAAAGTCGGTACGGGCGGCATGTATTCCAAACTTCTCGCGGCCGATGCTGCGAACAAAGCAAACATCACGACACACCTTGTGCGTGGAGATGCGCCAAACAACTTGCTGCAAATTGCCACAGGCATTGCCGTCGGCACACAATTCGGAGGCCGTCATGAACTCGCAAAATGA
- a CDS encoding glutamate-5-semialdehyde dehydrogenase, giving the protein MNSQNEEMLKGLRAAARTQRKLSSAEKNKALLKIAENLGKHSSDIITANKKDLQALPADTAAAFRDRLTLTTERIDGMIESLKQVAALPDPVGEVIDSQILKNGLKLNKIRAPLGVIFMIFESRPNVILEAFSLAFKSGNVILLRGGSESRHSSEAIYKLMRDSLQGFANMPFHGLEDYDRGLIEELLKRKDMIDIVVPRGGDKLIDFVQRTALMPIIKNDRGLCHTYVEEDADLEMAVKIVTNAKTQRPGVCNALETVLVHEKVAAKFLPMLYKATEPKHLQWHVDEASLGILKGEGRVTPAKTADWDTEYLDLIMNCKVVKNLDEALAHIDQHGSKHSEAIVTKSEAKARLFQQEIDAAAVYWNASTRFTDGFEFGLGGELGISTQKLHVRGPVGLRELTSPRWLIDGTGQTRG; this is encoded by the coding sequence ATGAACTCGCAAAATGAGGAAATGCTTAAAGGCCTTCGCGCCGCCGCGCGCACTCAGCGCAAACTCAGCTCGGCGGAAAAGAATAAAGCCCTTCTGAAAATTGCCGAGAACCTTGGGAAGCATTCCAGCGACATTATCACCGCAAATAAAAAAGATCTGCAGGCATTGCCAGCAGATACAGCGGCGGCTTTCCGTGACCGCCTGACTCTGACAACAGAGCGTATTGACGGGATGATCGAAAGCTTGAAACAGGTCGCAGCCCTTCCCGACCCTGTCGGTGAAGTGATCGATAGTCAGATTTTAAAGAACGGTTTAAAGCTCAATAAAATCCGCGCGCCTCTCGGCGTGATATTCATGATCTTTGAATCGCGTCCGAATGTGATCCTCGAAGCTTTTTCCCTGGCATTTAAATCCGGCAATGTGATCCTGCTTCGTGGTGGATCGGAATCCCGCCACAGCAGCGAAGCCATTTACAAGCTGATGCGCGATAGCCTGCAAGGCTTTGCCAACATGCCCTTTCACGGTCTTGAAGATTACGATCGCGGCCTGATCGAAGAACTTCTGAAACGCAAAGACATGATCGATATCGTGGTTCCCCGTGGCGGCGACAAGCTCATCGACTTTGTTCAGCGCACGGCCCTCATGCCGATTATCAAGAACGACCGCGGCCTCTGTCACACTTACGTTGAAGAAGACGCGGATCTTGAAATGGCCGTAAAAATCGTAACGAACGCCAAAACTCAACGCCCGGGCGTGTGCAACGCGCTTGAAACAGTCCTAGTTCACGAGAAGGTCGCAGCGAAGTTCTTGCCGATGCTTTACAAAGCGACCGAACCAAAACATCTGCAATGGCACGTGGACGAAGCCTCGCTGGGAATTTTAAAGGGCGAGGGCCGCGTAACTCCGGCAAAAACGGCCGACTGGGATACAGAGTATCTGGATCTGATCATGAACTGCAAAGTGGTGAAGAATCTCGATGAGGCTCTCGCACATATTGATCAGCATGGCTCAAAACATTCTGAAGCCATCGTGACAAAATCCGAAGCCAAGGCCCGTCTCTTCCAACAAGAGATCGACGCCGCCGCAGTTTACTGGAATGCCTCAACGCGCTTTACAGACGGCTTCGAATTCGGCCTAGGCGGCGAGCTCGGCATCAGCACGCAGAAGCTCCACGTCCGCGGCCCCGTAGGCCTGCGTGAGCTCACAAGCCCGCGCTGGCTCATCGACGGCACCGGCCAAACCCGCGGCTAA
- a CDS encoding alpha/beta fold hydrolase has protein sequence MITNEDSKLRLFLRNKHLQNMKSFSADKTVLYVHGTTQPSEAIFDLPIDDVSFADHLASEGYDVWYLNIRGYGRSEAPKVVKKYFATTDEALSDLKCTIKHIFKLRKIKKINLMGWSWGTIIIGAYAAENPKQVSRLVLMGAPWVTKKADHDEKLDGKFWQEWTAGEMLQKLRSGAPPGSKNFSRATRIAWEKALVKSQPEAAKQSPVKFRSPTGVLFDAAKFWRNGIAYYDPAKILAKVLICCGAWDMNAHIFESQDLLDKMTHAAAKELRGIPKSTHMMQIEANRAVLFHYVQNFLES, from the coding sequence ATGATTACGAACGAAGACTCAAAACTTCGTCTGTTCCTCAGAAATAAGCACCTACAAAACATGAAATCTTTCTCGGCGGATAAAACTGTTCTTTATGTTCATGGGACCACTCAACCGTCAGAGGCGATCTTTGATTTGCCGATCGATGACGTGTCTTTTGCCGATCATCTTGCCAGCGAAGGTTATGATGTTTGGTATTTGAATATCCGCGGCTATGGTCGATCCGAGGCGCCCAAAGTGGTTAAGAAGTATTTCGCCACAACGGACGAAGCTTTGAGCGATCTGAAGTGCACAATCAAGCACATTTTTAAACTACGCAAGATTAAAAAAATCAATCTGATGGGCTGGTCCTGGGGAACAATCATCATCGGCGCCTATGCTGCGGAAAACCCAAAACAAGTTTCAAGATTGGTCCTTATGGGTGCCCCCTGGGTCACGAAAAAAGCGGATCATGACGAAAAACTTGATGGCAAATTCTGGCAAGAATGGACTGCCGGAGAAATGCTTCAGAAACTTCGTAGTGGCGCTCCTCCGGGATCAAAAAATTTCTCTCGCGCTACACGCATTGCCTGGGAAAAAGCCCTCGTCAAAAGCCAGCCTGAAGCCGCGAAGCAATCACCGGTAAAATTTCGCTCTCCTACCGGAGTGCTCTTTGATGCCGCGAAGTTTTGGCGTAACGGAATTGCCTACTATGACCCGGCAAAAATCCTCGCGAAGGTACTGATCTGCTGTGGAGCCTGGGATATGAACGCGCATATCTTTGAATCACAAGACTTGCTGGATAAAATGACCCATGCCGCGGCAAAAGAGCTGCGCGGCATTCCAAAGTCCACTCATATGATGCAAATTGAAGCCAACCGCGCCGTTTTATTTCACTACGTCCAAAACTTTTTAGAGTCTTAG
- a CDS encoding HlyD family secretion protein produces the protein MKAVLTNSTFLSPFAFIRQNSLLQKVKNSPLGQKLLNSPLGKFNPTPKQKRLIQVGSVLFILLLARGAYHMFWTESTDDSFVKSHVHVVSSRITGTVQEILVNDNQLVKKGDILVKLDPRDYEVQVKAAQANYSKTHKDIGRFQGYGNLSPTERPVFDQYEAAALVAEAELQKAQLQLEYTSIRASEDGKIGKRSVETGELIQGGQALMALVEPEPWIEANFKESQIAHIRPGQKVEIKVDAISGHEFEGHVESIAPGSGSTFSLLPPDNATGNFTKIVQRIPVKIVIDKESLKGCEDRLVSGMSTEVTVKTW, from the coding sequence GTGAAAGCTGTTCTCACTAATTCCACTTTCCTAAGTCCCTTCGCCTTCATTCGTCAAAACTCCTTGTTGCAGAAAGTTAAAAACAGCCCCCTCGGGCAAAAGCTGCTAAATAGCCCGTTGGGTAAGTTCAATCCGACGCCGAAACAGAAACGCTTGATCCAGGTTGGGAGCGTTCTCTTTATTTTGCTGCTCGCTCGCGGCGCCTACCATATGTTTTGGACGGAAAGCACCGATGACTCCTTCGTGAAGTCCCATGTCCACGTGGTGAGTTCTCGCATCACTGGCACCGTGCAAGAAATCCTTGTGAACGACAACCAATTGGTCAAGAAGGGCGACATCCTTGTAAAGCTCGATCCTCGTGACTACGAGGTTCAGGTGAAAGCCGCTCAGGCAAACTACAGTAAAACCCACAAGGACATCGGTCGTTTCCAAGGTTACGGAAACTTGAGTCCGACCGAGCGCCCGGTTTTTGACCAATACGAAGCCGCGGCCCTTGTTGCCGAGGCCGAGTTGCAAAAAGCTCAGCTGCAATTGGAATACACTTCGATCCGCGCGTCAGAAGACGGCAAGATCGGTAAACGAAGTGTGGAAACTGGAGAACTTATTCAAGGCGGCCAGGCATTGATGGCGCTGGTTGAGCCGGAGCCTTGGATTGAGGCCAACTTTAAAGAAAGCCAGATCGCGCACATCCGTCCTGGTCAAAAAGTGGAAATCAAAGTCGACGCGATCTCGGGTCATGAGTTCGAAGGCCACGTCGAGAGTATTGCGCCGGGCTCGGGCTCCACATTCTCTCTTTTGCCTCCTGACAATGCGACCGGTAATTTCACGAAAATCGTTCAGCGGATTCCGGTGAAGATCGTGATCGATAAAGAGTCTTTGAAAGGATGCGAAGACCGTCTTGTTTCAGGGATGTCCACCGAAGTCACAGTTAAAACCTGGTAG
- a CDS encoding DUF4142 domain-containing protein: MLKLFFSMTAFVFLASNAHAEVQAMLTDGQIIQLMLTADQSQIDAGLAARDQSSNSDISDYSEDSILAFTTNMNEVNKLQISNGLKLEDSEANKALKDETDKSLQDLKSQKGVTFDKSYVDGQVEMLQKFVEAMDLSLIPQAKKVDLKKFLQESRKALEQQLNNAKALQAGLVKASPRR, from the coding sequence ATGTTGAAACTATTCTTCTCTATGACTGCTTTTGTGTTCTTAGCAAGCAACGCTCACGCCGAGGTTCAGGCGATGCTGACTGACGGGCAAATCATCCAACTGATGCTGACAGCGGATCAATCACAAATCGATGCCGGCCTTGCCGCCCGCGATCAAAGCAGTAACTCCGATATTTCTGATTACTCCGAAGATTCCATTCTGGCATTTACAACCAACATGAATGAAGTCAATAAACTGCAAATCAGCAACGGCCTTAAACTAGAAGACAGTGAAGCCAACAAAGCTTTGAAAGATGAAACAGATAAAAGTCTGCAAGATCTGAAATCGCAAAAAGGGGTGACGTTCGATAAATCCTACGTCGACGGCCAAGTAGAAATGCTACAGAAATTCGTCGAGGCCATGGATCTGTCGCTCATTCCACAGGCGAAAAAAGTGGACCTCAAAAAGTTTCTTCAAGAATCCCGCAAGGCCCTCGAACAGCAGTTAAATAATGCCAAGGCTCTTCAGGCTGGACTTGTGAAAGCCTCTCCTCGGCGCTAG